One window from the genome of Pseudomonadota bacterium encodes:
- a CDS encoding Smr/MutS family protein: MAATRYAEGSPVLVHSLKKTGLVYAVLSQDRYRVAIGSLLITCRSVELSPSVANKPSHKATTEIIAASSHKPPASIDLHGMTVDQATRAVESYLNRAILTGLLQVKIVHGFGTGRVQSGVHTLLSTLRVVRAFRINDLNPGETDVYL; encoded by the coding sequence ATGGCTGCGACTCGCTATGCAGAGGGGTCGCCGGTACTCGTGCACTCCCTTAAAAAAACTGGACTGGTGTATGCCGTCCTCTCACAAGATCGGTACCGGGTTGCTATCGGATCGCTCTTGATTACGTGCCGTAGCGTGGAGCTCTCCCCGAGTGTGGCCAATAAACCAAGCCACAAGGCTACTACTGAGATCATAGCTGCCAGCTCACATAAACCACCCGCTTCAATAGATCTGCACGGCATGACGGTTGACCAAGCTACTCGCGCGGTTGAGTCGTATCTGAATAGAGCCATCCTGACGGGCCTCTTGCAGGTAAAGATCGTACACGGATTCGGCACCGGCCGCGTTCAGAGCGGCGTTCATACCCTGCTCTCAACGCTTCGCGTTGTGCGAGCCTTTAGGATTAACGACCTAAATCCTGGAGAGACTGATGTCTACCTGTAA
- the tyrS gene encoding tyrosine--tRNA ligase encodes MNLLEELTWRGLVQDISDPEALSKLKQGDAFYIGFDPSAASLQVGNLVPLIVSIHLTKAGFNPILLFGGATGSIGDPGGRSSERNLLELEQVANNVKLQEQQARAIWQAAGSSIAPTFVNNIEWTKDITALSFLRDVGKHFTVNYMLAKDSIKSRLGGEGISYTEFSYMLLQAFDYLHLYQTKRCRLQIGGSDQWGNLTAGLELIRRKIQGEAYALSFPLITNSDGKKFGKSEGNAVWLDSTMTSPYKFHQFWLNVPDGDVIRLIKVFTFESKQRVDSIEAEMLAQPEKRAAQQLLADSVCTLVHGAQATIDAKRSADALFSGSLEGLSSAQLFELFKDAPTTTITEAQVRELDLLWLLSVTVAKSKGEARRLVQGGGIYLDSARVSDEALKLKDTAIQKQGFIVIRSGKKNYHLVRLQNG; translated from the coding sequence ATGAACCTATTAGAAGAGCTTACCTGGCGCGGATTAGTCCAGGATATATCGGATCCTGAGGCGCTTTCCAAACTTAAACAGGGGGACGCCTTTTATATCGGCTTCGATCCAAGTGCCGCATCCCTGCAGGTCGGCAACCTGGTCCCCCTAATCGTAAGCATTCACCTCACCAAGGCCGGCTTTAACCCGATACTGCTGTTCGGCGGAGCCACCGGCTCCATCGGAGATCCGGGTGGACGGAGCTCCGAGCGCAACTTACTGGAACTTGAACAGGTCGCCAACAACGTTAAGCTCCAGGAGCAACAAGCACGGGCGATTTGGCAAGCAGCCGGCAGCTCAATCGCTCCCACCTTTGTTAATAACATAGAGTGGACCAAAGATATCACAGCGCTCTCCTTCCTTCGTGATGTCGGCAAACACTTTACCGTAAACTACATGCTAGCCAAGGACTCCATAAAGAGTCGCCTCGGAGGGGAGGGGATCTCGTACACCGAGTTTAGCTACATGCTATTGCAAGCATTCGACTACCTGCACCTCTACCAGACCAAGCGTTGTCGCCTGCAGATCGGAGGCTCCGATCAGTGGGGCAACCTGACCGCAGGCCTCGAGCTAATCCGCCGCAAGATTCAGGGCGAGGCTTACGCCCTCTCCTTCCCGCTGATTACAAACTCAGATGGTAAGAAGTTTGGAAAGAGCGAGGGGAACGCCGTCTGGCTCGATTCCACCATGACGAGCCCGTATAAATTCCATCAGTTCTGGCTGAACGTGCCAGACGGCGATGTAATTCGACTCATTAAGGTCTTTACCTTTGAATCGAAGCAACGCGTTGATAGCATAGAAGCTGAGATGCTGGCCCAGCCAGAGAAACGGGCCGCTCAGCAGCTCCTTGCTGATTCGGTTTGCACCCTAGTGCACGGAGCTCAGGCAACTATTGATGCCAAACGTTCGGCGGATGCGCTCTTTAGCGGCTCGCTAGAGGGGCTCTCTAGCGCGCAGCTATTTGAGCTCTTCAAGGATGCGCCCACTACAACTATTACAGAGGCGCAGGTAAGAGAGCTCGATCTCCTTTGGCTACTCAGCGTTACAGTTGCCAAATCAAAGGGCGAGGCCCGTCGTCTTGTGCAGGGGGGTGGAATCTACCTCGATAGCGCACGGGTCTCTGATGAGGCCCTCAAGCTTAAAGACACCGCCATCCAAAAGCAGGGCTTTATCGTTATTCGTAGCGGCAAAAAGAACTATCACCTAGTTCGCTTACAGAACGGGTAG
- a CDS encoding 8-amino-7-oxononanoate synthase, protein MSHAPPQGIFNALAERQAAQALRRLVPLDLGAGVDLCSNDYLGLARVLGERDALQQVVLTQLPQNGVLGATGSRLVSGSSKAHCDLEHFIAQQHDCEAALLFGSGYEANLGLLGAIGSRSDTIIYDKLLHASMRDGVRLSLARSFSFKHNDLGDLRDKLMNARGERFVAVESLYSMDGDYAPLGELCAVCEEFGAFLIVDEAHATGVFGEQGQGLVQQAGLQERVFARVHTFGKALGFRGAVVVGSETLREYLINFARTFVYSTAPDLLSLALVRRAYEVSAGMSRERSMLAALIEQVRALRGDFPNLEFIDSSSPIQGVIISGNDRVLAVEERLWAEGFFARAIRSPTVPLGRERIRLCIHAFNSIGEVRAALSVISAVLTVTSARAVMTEAQYGG, encoded by the coding sequence ATGAGCCACGCACCCCCACAAGGTATCTTTAACGCACTGGCAGAACGCCAGGCTGCGCAGGCGTTGCGTCGTCTGGTGCCGCTAGATCTGGGGGCAGGTGTGGACCTCTGTTCAAATGACTACCTGGGGTTGGCTAGGGTTTTGGGGGAACGTGATGCTCTGCAGCAGGTAGTATTGACGCAGCTCCCGCAGAACGGCGTACTTGGTGCCACCGGCTCCAGGTTAGTGAGTGGCAGTAGTAAGGCTCACTGTGATCTGGAGCATTTCATAGCACAGCAACACGACTGCGAGGCTGCGCTGCTCTTTGGTTCCGGGTATGAGGCTAATCTCGGGCTGCTCGGAGCTATAGGCTCGCGCAGCGATACTATTATATATGATAAGCTACTACACGCTTCGATGCGCGACGGCGTGCGCCTAAGCTTAGCGCGTTCATTTTCGTTTAAACATAACGACCTGGGGGATCTACGAGATAAGCTAATGAACGCTCGAGGTGAGCGTTTCGTGGCTGTTGAATCGCTCTACTCTATGGACGGCGATTATGCGCCGCTAGGCGAGCTGTGTGCCGTATGCGAGGAGTTCGGAGCGTTCCTAATAGTTGATGAGGCGCATGCCACCGGAGTGTTCGGCGAGCAGGGCCAAGGATTGGTGCAGCAAGCAGGGCTGCAGGAGCGCGTATTTGCGAGGGTGCATACATTTGGCAAAGCGCTTGGATTTAGGGGGGCGGTCGTTGTTGGTTCAGAAACGTTACGCGAATATCTGATTAATTTTGCGCGCACTTTCGTCTATTCTACTGCGCCTGATCTGCTCTCGTTAGCGCTTGTACGGAGGGCGTATGAGGTTAGCGCCGGCATGAGTCGGGAACGGAGCATGTTAGCTGCTTTAATAGAGCAGGTGCGGGCTTTGCGTGGTGATTTCCCTAACCTTGAGTTTATTGATTCTAGTAGTCCGATTCAGGGCGTTATTATCTCGGGTAACGATCGGGTGCTGGCAGTTGAGGAGCGTTTGTGGGCAGAGGGGTTCTTTGCTCGAGCGATTCGCTCTCCTACAGTTCCCTTAGGACGTGAGCGTATAAGGCTATGTATACATGCGTTTAACTCCATAGGTGAGGTGCGCGCTGCGCTCTCCGTAATAAGCGCGGTACTCACTGTGACAAGCGCTAGAGCAGTAATGACGGAGGCACAGTATGGCGGCTGA
- a CDS encoding beta-ketoacyl synthase N-terminal-like domain-containing protein produces MAAERLIIRGLSTISPLGSSRKEVSQTLTLGRAKAQWLDAAEQTRPVFPLTASGMNLVEELSSQARYQGLDRTTLLALTAARQTFAALRGERMELGCISIGSARGATNSLERSIAQHLAKEGTLAADTSPTTTAGNTTSWIAQEYLEQEYLVQEDLRAPKSAHSNTIASISTSMTCTSAFHALLIATAFLRGGMASAALFGGAESCLTSYTVAQLEALRIYSRERSEWPCRPCASSEHSSNTLVLGEGAGTAILLGGSVAYLPGDMELLGIGWALEATPSATGISEDGRGFQGAMLGALAGLPAGRVLDGVIMHAPGTSKGDEAELRAIEMVLGSVPLCSTKHLTGHTYGASGMISLATAQVLLSEGGWSGFPYPARVAPLPFEAPRTLMINTAGFGGNAISIVVGAL; encoded by the coding sequence ATGGCGGCTGAGAGGTTAATTATTCGTGGGCTTTCGACCATCTCGCCGCTCGGTTCCAGTCGCAAAGAGGTTTCGCAAACGCTCACTTTGGGGCGAGCTAAAGCACAGTGGCTAGATGCAGCCGAGCAGACTCGACCTGTCTTTCCCCTGACCGCTAGCGGAATGAATCTGGTTGAGGAGCTCTCTAGTCAGGCACGTTATCAGGGGCTCGATCGCACGACCCTTTTAGCACTTACTGCAGCGCGTCAAACGTTTGCAGCGTTACGGGGCGAGCGAATGGAGCTCGGATGTATCTCTATTGGCTCTGCGCGTGGCGCAACGAATTCACTAGAGCGATCTATCGCGCAGCATTTAGCAAAGGAGGGCACACTTGCGGCGGACACCTCACCGACCACTACGGCTGGAAATACGACCTCCTGGATAGCGCAAGAATACTTAGAGCAGGAATACTTAGTGCAGGAGGATCTTCGAGCGCCTAAAAGCGCGCACAGTAACACTATCGCCTCAATCAGCACCTCCATGACCTGCACATCGGCCTTTCATGCGCTCTTGATTGCAACGGCATTTTTACGGGGCGGAATGGCCTCGGCCGCTCTTTTCGGTGGGGCTGAGTCATGTCTGACTAGCTATACGGTGGCGCAGCTTGAAGCTCTTCGTATCTATTCACGTGAGCGCAGCGAGTGGCCCTGTAGGCCATGTGCGAGCTCTGAGCATAGTAGCAACACCTTGGTACTAGGAGAGGGTGCTGGGACGGCGATACTGCTAGGGGGCTCTGTTGCTTATCTGCCTGGTGATATGGAGCTGCTTGGAATCGGTTGGGCGCTTGAGGCTACCCCCTCTGCGACCGGTATCTCCGAGGATGGCCGGGGCTTTCAGGGGGCGATGCTCGGGGCTTTAGCGGGGCTACCGGCAGGACGTGTGCTGGATGGTGTAATTATGCACGCCCCTGGGACCTCTAAAGGGGATGAGGCGGAGCTTAGGGCGATTGAAATGGTCCTTGGCAGTGTGCCGCTCTGCAGCACCAAACACCTTACGGGGCATACCTACGGGGCCTCTGGCATGATTAGCCTTGCTACTGCGCAGGTGTTGCTGTCGGAAGGGGGGTGGAGCGGGTTCCCTTATCCAGCACGGGTAGCGCCCCTTCCGTTTGAGGCTCCTAGGACCCTTATGATAAACACGGCTGGATTCGGAGGAAATGCGATAAGTATCGTAGTTGGAGCGCTTTAG
- the yacG gene encoding DNA gyrase inhibitor YacG: MTNKNITAAPNHDNQSCRACKANILPDSLQFMPFCCERCRLQDLSQWFSEGYRVRAEPLASGPEDSEH; the protein is encoded by the coding sequence ATGACCAACAAAAACATTACAGCTGCACCTAATCATGACAACCAGAGTTGTCGTGCATGCAAGGCCAACATCTTGCCCGACTCGTTGCAATTCATGCCCTTCTGCTGCGAACGGTGCCGCCTGCAGGACCTCTCACAATGGTTCAGTGAGGGGTATCGAGTGAGAGCTGAGCCGTTAGCGAGCGGGCCGGAAGACTCTGAGCATTAA